GCCTGAACTTTTGTCCTTAAATAATCATAATAAAGTGCATTTAATTCAAAATTGCCACGACTTAAGCCTAAATTTAACCATTGTCCTTAAAGCCTAGATATAAAACTTTATATTTCACTGCATCGTGTGATAAGTTCTTTCTGGTTGGATTAATCGGCATTTGCTATTTGTGTTTATTGATGTGCAATTAACATCTATGGGTGATGTTTTTTCTCACCCTCTGAACTCTATTGTTGGCGAACATCAATATCCGATATACTAACCAACAAATGTAAATAGGTAATATAGGAACATTGAGCACAAATGCATAAAACTTTCACTTTCTTAGATTAACTACCAAATGAAGGTAAAGCTAACTAACAgataaaataaatttaatttttgTTCATTTAAGTATAATATGTTTATTTTCACGTATAATTTTTTTATGTTGTGGTGGTACTTAGAAACAACGCCAACCCACTTGAACTACATAAAAAAAATACGAAGAAAAACCGTTACAGGACCGGATGACCCTCTTCGTGGATTTATTTTCAATTGCTCTCTCAGCTGATGCCCTTTGCCCGAACACTGCATGATGAAAACATCAGTTTTTCCTTCGGCTGGAAAGGTCCCACCATGTTAAGTGTGATCTTGAATAATAAGTTGGAATTATTGGAAGAGGACATGATTGGTGTTCTACAACAGCTCAAGCAGACAAAAGACATGGTTTAAATACATGACTTAATTTTTTAAGTTATGTTTGAGTAACATACTAAAATGGGGTGaatttttgtgtgttttttttgttttgttagtCGAAGCACTAATTATTCATGGCTTTCTGCATGGACGATAAACAATTGGTAGAGCACATTTATAAGATCAGATTCACACATAAATAAAACCTTATATTGATGGGTAAACTATAACGGAAGCAAGATACATTTCGGTGATTTTTGATGGGTAAATTGTAACGGAAGAGATGCTGGATGAATTGAAGTTTGAAGTTAGACGATTTAAAGCTTTTAGTTTAGTAGTTTTTATCGAAATTTCAATGAAGATGATATTGAAGCCTTTGTATAATGAAGATGGATTTACTGCAGAATTATGGGAAACTAAAATTCATGATTCGTCGCTAATGGTACAGTTTCTTTTGTTTTAAGTCCAttaatggaaaaaaaattcaaattttgacaaCCTAGGATTACTTTGAGATGATAATTGAGATCATAGTACCTCTATCCAAATATGCAGGTATATTTGATGTTCACTTTTTATGATCTTGGTTCTAATTTGTAGGGTGCGATGGTGGAGAAGACAAACAAGAGAAGTCGGATAGTATTTTTTAGCTCAAATACTATGGTTGTTTCCAGAAAACCAAGAGTGGGTCTACATGAAGCAAAGGTAAACACTCGAACGTGCAGGCAGCAGGGATACAATCAATAAAAAGAGATTACAAAACCTTGATTTAAGTACGAGTTGAGTTTATTGCATTGGTGAATTGTAGTGTATATTATATCACTTAGAAAATATATACTTTTGCATgtgttttatcaaaaaaaaaaaaattaaaaaaaaaagaagaaaatatcaaATTCTTTTCTTAGTCAAATTTTATAGTATATTTTGTACCACATACTCACGAGGAATTGTAAACTAATTTCCTTTTAATAAAGTGGAggcttaaaaaaaagaaaaaaaaagagtctTGTTATCCTATGCGCCCATGCATAGGATAATTTAGCATTAATTATGCCCTTTTACCTTGGGTTTCAGATTTTTTCCTTgagattaaaataatttttatattaAATAATTTCTGCTAATAAGTATTGTGATTATTCCAAAAATACCCttaaatttgattatttttttcggtccgcgagttataaccccaaaggtgtcactctCCATCCACATAAAACCCATCCAAATAAAAgtaatacaaaaaccccaaataatcTAAACAGTCTAAACTTCCCTTCCCCTAATTCAGCCCAAAATAACTAAAGAATAAACCACCCACTGTATCTTCATTCGTAAACCCGAAAACGACCAACAAAAAAATACCCATTAAACTCCCTtccctaaaaatccaaaaactctCAGATCTATGAAAATCATCACCGATTTTTGATtctctctttttcaattcttacttACTTCAACTagtgaaacataattatgaatcgAATCATTTCTAAACCTAATTTCTGACCTAAATCGTCTCAAAACACAAGATGGTGAAGAAACAAACtcaacagaagaaaaagaaagatgaaaattaAACAAAGCAGTGGAAcaaattccaaacagtaaatcgaAGAAAATATTCCAAAAGGTAAGAACCATATCAACTAATTTTGTATGCACTATTTTTTTGTGAAGTAAATTTCGTCGTATTTCTCATTTGTCAATTCAAAACTGTGTTGATggtgttattcttttttttggtGAAAGCAACATGAATCAATgatttttggtttggtttcatcagtgattttgataattaggtttaggtttggTTTCATCAATAATTTTTGCAATTAGGTTTAGGTTTGGTTTCATCAGTGAATTTTTATATGTTTTCATGTGTTTGTAGCTattaattaggtttaggtttcatttgttttcattttattattcaCGGTTCAATTTTAAAATTTCTATTGGTGTGTTTATTTGATGTTTgtatgatgaaaccatattttgTTTCACCATTTCTACCTTGGTTTACATATACTTGAAACCAATTTTCTGTTGGTGTGTTTACTTAACTTTTGTTTAATGTAACCAGATTTGGTTTTACCATTTCTGTTTATGGTTTACATATGCTTGAAACCAATTTTTTATTGGTGTGTTTACTTAATGCTTGTTTGATGTAACCGGATTTGGTTTCACCGTTTCTGTTTATGATTTACATATGCTTGAAACCAATTCTGATGGAGTGTTTACTTAATGGTTGTTTGATGtaaataaatttggtttcatcattttcactTATGGTTGGAACTAAATCTGTTggcgttatttatttatttatttcagtgtctttgatggaaccaattatggtttcatcattttcatttatgGTTTACTTATAGTTGGAACCAAATTTGTTGATGTTTTTACTAATTGGTTTCTTTGATGCaatcaaatttggtttcatcatttttaattATGGTTTATATATGCTTGGAATCAatttatgttgattttttttacttAAAGTTTATGTGAtgtaaccagatttggtttcaccATTTCCAGATTCGGTTTGACCACGTTTAAGAGATCGATGACACAATTAATCAACCAGAAACGTACAAATTCTAAAAGCTATACATGTTGTGAGCAAAAAGGATAAGTTAAAATCCAATTATGTTGATTTTGAAATGCTAAAATCAACTATGTGTGTTTGTAATTTGTGAATCAATTTCTTTTTCGGGTGCTTGAAATATTTGTTTATAATTTCAGGTGAAATTTTGGAGTTCATTTCAGCTATTGCATGAAGAGCCTGTTCAAGGGAAAATGAAGTTTCTGACGAGGGGATATCATAAAAGATGGGAAACATGAGAGCAAAGTTGGCATTCAAAATCCTGATGGCAAAAGCAGATCAATGAAAACATTGGTGTAACTACTTGTTAGAAAGTTGTGATAGCATTTTGCAACATTATATATTTCCTGTCAAAATActtataatattttctaagagatttcaatTGCTTATGAATGGTTTCCACCGTTGAATTCATTTTTTCTTGTCGAATTGATTTAGTTGTGTGTTCGATTTCAAACCAAACTTAAAAGAGATTTAAACTCATGTGTGATATAGGAACCATGTTTAAATGAAGTTTCAACTGTAAGTCTGTGCTAGTTCATCCGTAAAAGAAACATCTTGATGGTAAGTACAACTACCAATAACTGTATGTAAGAAAGTAAGGTACAAGTATAATGTTCATATGGCAAACGAAACCAAATAAACAAcagtaaaaaatgatgaaaccaaaaagggttccaacaaaaaatgatgaaacctattttggttccagcataaatacgatgaaaccataattggtttcatcataattCATCAGTAGCTGCACTTCATTTAAGCTTCATTTCTTCTATAGTTTACAACATCATCTGCTATAACTCAGCTCTACTTTCATCTTCCGTCTATCCACAACAGCACCATCTGCTTCATtgaccatcttcttctcatcctTGTAGCCCTAGCCAAGACAGCAACAACACAACAACACAGATCCATGCTACATCAAAAATCAACATGTTACATATTTAGCTCCCAAATCATCATAACTAAATCTTAAACATGAACATGACTTTGTTCCTTAGACTGGTGCAACATACTCATTCACCAACAAGAACAACCAACCTTCCACCATGTCTTTCAAAACGAAAAATCCAAATTCATTCAATTGTTACAGAATAACATAACACACCTTGATATATTCATCCCATACAACATCATCAGCAACCACAACTTCTCGCGACTGGTCCCATCCAAATCCACTTTGACCTCTAAGAGTACTTACAGCAACatagtttttcttcaaagttttcaTACGGTTTTTCAACACATCCTTGGCAAAAGAAGAACCAAAACTCTGCATGAAATTATCGACAATGTGCGTCCAAGCATGTTTGCTGAACTGACCATCAAGTAGTTGTCCTTCATGTACTTGGTCTGCCATTAGACCCATGAACAGTCGATCCATGGGAGGAGTCCAAGTTGTCCTTCCAGTTTGGGGGTTGGATGATTGATCACTCCCCATACTCTATAATTAACCGACTATGTAAGCTATTGCTAAACAAACTCTTCATGAAAGTTAATAATGGCCACGCAACACAATATGGTCTCATTACTGGATTCTATAACCTTGAAAACTTGGGCAGAGAGCTAATAATTACTCAAACAAAGCTTGTCATGAGCATAATGAATTAATGAAAACAAAAACACAAGCTAGTCTTGCTCACTTACTGATTCAATCAAATATAAAAGTTTCTTTCCCAAATTGGGTATATTATTCTAACTTGGATCTATTAGATGTTCGTTATAGAATTAACAACCACTATCAACAGATGTTCATTACAAATTTAACAATCActatcaaaacctaaattatcAAACTATGAAGATGATATCAGTAACATgcaattgaaaaaaatcaaaagacaACATACACAATAATACGAAGAATGATAAATGTTCATGCATAAATAAAGATGATAAGGAAAAGAAAGAGGATGAAGATGGTACCAGCAACTTgcaattgattcgtagcaaaccCTCTGTAAAAGAAAATCTCAATCAGATTTGCTTGATAACAAATTGAATCATAGAAATTGTAAAAAAACCCAAATCAGATTTGCTTGATAACAAATATATTCATAGAAATTGTAAAAAACCCAAATCAGATTTGCTTGATAACAAATTGAATCATAGAAATTATTATGTGTTAAAATAGATTAGAAAAGAAGTATACCTTGTACAGATTTGATGTAGAAACGATGAAGATTCACATCAGTATATATATACAGAATAAAAGGTATGAAAAACCCTATCGTGGGTTTAGTAGTGGTGATATACTGGTGTTCGTGGGTTCGATGATGGAATTGTGTTATTCTATTCTTGGCGAGGAGTTGGGGGTGGTGATGTTTACGGTGGTGGaaatggtgttggtggtgaaggaattgaaggaggcggaggagggtggtggtagtggtgagatACGGACGTGTAGTGGTGTGTCGGGGAAGAATAAAATTATTGTTGGTCTTCGTGgagatccattgttgctgctggtgatgatggtggtgggagaaggagacggaagaaagaagaaaaaagaaatcagagaagaagaagaagaaaaggccaAGGGCATGTTTGTCTTTTttaaagtaacaaaaactaaatttacacattattatttggcttggggtttttgtcccaattttatttgaaacggtttttatttggtagaaataatatgaccggttttttcttatcactagtttgtttacctaggggttttgtcactagttttgtattttttttttatctaataCAAACAGCTTCCTCTCCGACGAAAATGGAATATTGTTACAACAAGTCGGTCAATTGGGTTTGTCTGACTCACCGACTAATTAGATTTAGATAAGCCGAATAGGCTTAAGCTTTTTCCAATACGTGTAATATTTATGTTAGTAACACACACATATAACGTGTCATCTAACTATTTTACTAGTCATGCTTTCATCCCTATAAAAAGGCAGTGCTCGACCATGTTATAACGAACAGAACTAagtaagaataaaataaattttcctTCTTACCAAATATGTCACTTATAATattcctggcatttttaggggccactcaaaaagatttaggggccaacaataaaacaaaaaaggtcacccaaagggaaaatgtagccagtccttatctcgcgtaattcgtaatggcgaaattacccttatatattcggaggatatgataacattgttaccctccgaatgcaatcggaagccaaaatcgttctcatacttccgattgtagtcggtgcagtattagaatgatttgtgtttcattttttccatttctttttaatttttgagttgttagagttatagagaagaaggtgaaggaaaaaaagagaaaacccattttatcactacaaaaatggatggatacgaagaagaaggtgagaatcatgacgaagaacaaaatgttgagggttcacgaccgtttagagaagacgatttggggtatatgttgaatgaggaaaacatagacgaccctttcatggaagaaaatggagaatcgcatgatattgaagctaacgatgcatgtaaaacacaggtattgtgttaagaaactcaaatactcgatttgcatgcgtttgtgtgcttttgtaaacaagaaaaaccgattattgcatgcattgaatgccatgaactacccagattcggtagataatttctagattaaacttacgaatataacacattgagtaccaaatatgtatattcggtagttacaagatactagtttactgccgaatatgagaaaaaccccaaactggttttccaaaaatatctacattcggtagttatgtagagctatttacctccgaatggccccaaaaacgaattcctcagaaaatttcaaaactcagtattcttatcctttacaatcggtaatagtttaacattatttgactgccgaatataacagtggcctcaaaataaaatttccgaaaacttgaaaatcagatgtttatcgattaaagttatctcccggttatttatattcggctgttttactatatattttagcttccgattatatcattttttgcactcagtaaactgtgtacattcatttgcataaatcgggtgttttgggtaaccgataggattccgaatataaagtattcggaagtttgacttatttaattacctccgaatatatcatttttttcactcagtaaactgtgtacattcatttgcatagatcgggtgttttgggtaaccgataggattccgaatatagaatattcggaagtttgacttatttaataacctccgattattgtataataatttgttgctttcatatgcaggccgttgaagagtttgttgatgacttctatttgaggcccgacacttccctatactatgcaaacgatttggtatactcattactacttttttctttttttcaaaatttatatgttaaatggttatgcttattaggtttgttttgttttatgcacgtttagacatttggaagtaagaaggaggcaaaggaatggcttatgaacaaggcaaaagataacatgtgcgtggtagttcaaaataatcatgttagtgacactcgatttgaaatgatttgtgagcgaggtgggacgcgaaagagtcacgagggaaagaatagtaagtacatacggaagacgaataggaaataccgaagcaataccaagaagataggatgcccatttaagattgtcttctataagcccgatggtattaaaggtaaagagtataaaatgtataaagttgataacggttgtcacaaccatgatgatccgttggatttaattggacatgtaatggttgccaagttaaaaccacatcaaatgcagacggtgaggtctatgcggatccaaaaagcgagtgcgatcttaagtaaaataaaggcggacgatcccgacaacttgtcttctttgtctacaattaagtcggccctagctacgatcaaaaggactgattgggatggtagaacggtcatgcaacaatcggagtggttagcggagttacacggctacaccttgagaagggaagaaaaggatggtatagtggttcgtattttcttggcacatcccgaaatgatccaattggctcaatgctttcatcaaattttgttgatagatgctacttataagacaaacaagtataacatgccgttgttgaacattgcttgccatacttcggacaaaaacacgtttacgattgcatggggtttaatggatcatgagaacaatgtgagtttcatttggatgttggagacgttgaggtccatttataacggtgataattttccaagggttattgtaacggataacgatcaagccttaatgcatgcaatagcggtagtgtttccggaagcccaaaacttgcaatgtacgtggcacattcaatgcaatctcaaaaccaattgccatcatcatttccaagctaaaagaccaaggaagggtaccaagaggtcaaaggaagaggatgagcgcattagtaaattaaccttggaagaacgtaaggaagaggataggctatttgaagaaaagtggaaggaggatggaataatttggaaaatgttcatgaaagcatgggacaaaatcgtttggtcgatgaccgaggaaatttacgaatgtaacttgaagaaatttgaggatgaatacagcacggactacccaaaaccggttgagtattgtaaaacacaatggttaacgattaaggagaggtttgtgtttgcatggacatatgaatatcgtaacttcaagaacgaggcgacaagcattgcggaggggtctcatggtcgactaaagaaaatactaattggtagtcaaaatggagttgtgtcgatccaagaagcaatccatgaattcaccaatcgtgatctcgtaaagattaggaaatgtatgcaatttagtgtacaccaattcccgatggaacatattaaggaaaaattgcttctaaggggagttgttcataaagtttcaagatgggcaataaatcgcatgatgaaacaattgaagttatataaaacttatgatgacgagaatacggtttgtgtttgcaaggatatgataggtattggactcccatgtcgtcataagttgggtaggtatgttgaagtgattgacatcgatgatattcacccattttggaagcaattaaatttcactccgaacaccccggtagttgatggtccgtctttcttcgagtcggaattgtatgcacgaatagccgagcgttacgctacatcaaacggcaccaaaaagcaaatattgatgcataatttggaggaagcccttcacccttgtttaagggaggttgatgaacctattaagcaaaagaacaccggtaggccgaacaccgaagtgtcgaggaccatccaaagaaaagagttgaaggagtatttgtctaataaaagaatattgtctaggcacgagtgttcggaagccgaatttgaagatgagccggaacctaagaaaagaggtcgtccaagaaatgatcaaagtggaccaaccaccacccgacaagtaaggccaaagatctctacagagccttctcaagtaagtcaacccaatgttgtcgaagaagttgttgagcaaatgaacgcctcgcaacaaacccaaccaatggaaattcttactataaaagaggacaaaggtactcttcgttgccctagagatcttaatggaagaccaaatcgatccacatatacaatatacaaagagtatttggaacaactccctccacttatcattccatttgttttgtcgaccgacgaggttgatggggatggaaatt
The nucleotide sequence above comes from Papaver somniferum cultivar HN1 chromosome 8, ASM357369v1, whole genome shotgun sequence. Encoded proteins:
- the LOC113306158 gene encoding L10-interacting MYB domain-containing protein-like; its protein translation is MGSDQSSNPQTGRTTWTPPMDRLFMGLMADQVHEGQLLDGQFSKHAWTHIVDNFMQSFGSSFAKDVLKNRMKTLKKNYVAVSTLRGQSGFGWDQSREVVVADDVVWDEYIKGYKDEKKMVNEADGAVVDRRKMKVELSYSR